A region from the Streptomyces lydicus genome encodes:
- a CDS encoding acyl-CoA dehydrogenase, translating to MTVLVGLHVSPEFPAMIERIDTLGGALEADADTAEKLGRLTEDIARALLDAGVVRAALPQSLGGHEFSPRQLIETVERVSYHDASAGWTMLALQLMTGTTAAYLDGVAAADLFPDVAGGDYALSAGHGTRPGRAVPVEGGYLVSGSWQFASGMAHATHIHSAIQVEGTGELRVLAMPKSQVELVDNWDVLGLRATHSIDYHCADEFVPATYTYPATTTDPVNGGAIYRLGLVNMSAIGHTGWAFGVGRRLLDELKLVAAAKSGTRNAAVDTTQFHAEYATAEAKLRSARAWAMEAWRGIEGTLDDGGLPSTEQDTLLRLVLNHATGTAQEVGRTVHRWAGTAAVRRGPIDRFLRDLGTGTQHITSSPTVLQNCGKWLSGAHPRAHWEFLDLTP from the coding sequence ATGACGGTCTTGGTCGGATTGCATGTCAGTCCGGAATTTCCCGCGATGATCGAGCGGATCGACACACTCGGCGGGGCACTTGAGGCGGATGCGGACACGGCCGAAAAACTCGGAAGACTCACCGAGGACATCGCGCGGGCGTTGCTGGATGCCGGCGTCGTGCGGGCCGCACTTCCGCAGAGTCTGGGCGGCCACGAGTTCTCCCCACGCCAATTGATAGAGACGGTCGAGCGGGTCAGTTACCACGATGCCTCGGCCGGTTGGACGATGTTGGCGCTGCAGTTGATGACCGGCACCACTGCGGCCTATCTCGATGGCGTTGCGGCGGCCGACCTGTTCCCTGATGTCGCGGGTGGGGACTACGCGTTGTCGGCCGGGCACGGCACCCGGCCCGGCCGGGCCGTCCCGGTGGAGGGCGGCTATCTGGTGAGCGGCAGTTGGCAGTTCGCCTCCGGTATGGCGCACGCCACCCATATCCACAGTGCGATCCAGGTCGAGGGCACCGGGGAGCTGCGGGTGCTGGCGATGCCGAAGTCGCAGGTGGAGCTCGTCGACAACTGGGATGTGCTCGGGCTGCGTGCGACGCACAGTATTGACTACCACTGTGCCGATGAGTTCGTCCCGGCGACGTACACGTATCCCGCCACGACGACGGACCCGGTCAACGGTGGCGCGATCTACCGCCTCGGACTGGTCAATATGTCCGCGATCGGACACACAGGTTGGGCGTTCGGTGTCGGGCGGCGCCTGCTCGATGAACTGAAGTTGGTCGCCGCGGCAAAGTCCGGCACACGTAACGCCGCCGTCGACACCACGCAGTTCCACGCGGAGTACGCGACCGCCGAAGCCAAGCTTCGTTCGGCGCGGGCGTGGGCGATGGAGGCGTGGCGAGGCATCGAAGGCACCCTGGATGACGGCGGGTTGCCGAGCACCGAGCAGGACACTCTGCTCAGGCTGGTGCTCAACCACGCAACAGGGACCGCGCAGGAAGTGGGTCGGACGGTGCACCGATGGGCGGGGACGGCGGCGGTCCGGCGCGGGCCGATCGACCGGTTCCTGCGTGATCTCGGTACCGGTACCCAGCACATCACCTCAAGCCCCACGGTCTTGCAGAACTGCGGGAAATGGCTCAGCGGCGCGCACCCCCGGGCACACTGGGAATTCCTCGACCTGACGCCGTGA
- a CDS encoding AraC family transcriptional regulator: MARSPALSGSRGSLSRSRISAVEVYMPAEKSPLANHQRFHTADIWEARAEVGRAFCPHELRIMRRSATLDARLHGAPFDRTGLYYLDYGTEVRITPGDLESFFLVQIPLAGYAEITCGREEIISSPELASVPSPTGKLDMRWGDGNPQLIVWFDRSSMESHLGSLLGRAVRRPLLFSLGMNLTTPGSRSWLNVVDLMRREAEGPGGMTSKPLVTKQLESLLMTQLLMAQPNNYMSALLGEQPRIAPPAVRRAMEVIEGHAAEPLTVAEIAECVGVGVRALQDGFRRHLDTTPLAYLREVRLDRVRKELLASDPGAVTVTAVASRWGFLHPGRFSLAYRRQFGESPSETLRS, translated from the coding sequence ATGGCAAGATCGCCTGCGCTATCCGGATCACGCGGGTCGCTGTCCCGATCGCGCATCTCGGCGGTGGAGGTTTACATGCCCGCTGAAAAGTCCCCTCTCGCAAATCACCAGCGGTTCCATACAGCGGACATTTGGGAGGCGCGGGCCGAGGTCGGCCGTGCCTTCTGTCCGCATGAGCTGCGCATCATGCGGCGCTCGGCGACGCTCGACGCCCGACTGCACGGTGCACCCTTTGATCGGACAGGTCTCTATTACCTCGATTACGGGACGGAAGTCCGGATCACCCCGGGCGATCTGGAGAGCTTTTTCCTTGTCCAGATCCCGCTCGCCGGTTACGCCGAAATCACCTGCGGCCGCGAGGAGATCATTTCCTCCCCGGAACTCGCTTCTGTCCCCTCTCCGACCGGAAAGCTGGACATGCGCTGGGGCGACGGCAATCCGCAGCTGATCGTGTGGTTCGACCGGTCGTCGATGGAATCGCACCTGGGCAGTTTGCTCGGCCGTGCCGTGCGCCGCCCGCTCCTCTTCTCGCTCGGCATGAACCTCACCACACCGGGCTCCCGGTCCTGGCTCAACGTTGTCGACCTCATGCGCCGGGAGGCTGAGGGGCCCGGTGGCATGACAAGCAAGCCCCTCGTGACAAAGCAGCTTGAATCGCTTCTCATGACCCAGCTGTTGATGGCCCAGCCCAACAACTACATGTCGGCGCTGCTCGGCGAGCAGCCGCGCATCGCACCGCCCGCGGTCCGCCGCGCCATGGAGGTCATCGAGGGACACGCCGCCGAGCCGCTCACGGTCGCGGAGATCGCGGAATGCGTCGGCGTCGGCGTCCGGGCCCTTCAGGACGGCTTCCGCCGGCACCTCGACACGACACCGCTCGCCTACCTGCGCGAGGTGCGCCTGGACCGCGTACGCAAGGAACTCCTGGCCTCCGACCCGGGCGCCGTGACCGTCACCGCTGTCGCCTCCCGCTGGGGCTTTCTGCACCCGGGCCGTTTCTCCCTCGCGTACCGCCGGCAGTTCGGGGAGTCTCCTTCGGAGACGTTGCGGTCATAG
- a CDS encoding styrene monooxygenase/indole monooxygenase family protein — MRKITIVGAGQAGLQLGIGLIDHGFDVTLVSNRTGDQIRDGRVMSSQAMFGTALAHERNLGLDFWGDACPSIAGLGVSIADGQGGRALSFDARLDATARSIDQRVKMPLWMGEFARRGGRLELCEAGIEDLERYAADSDLVIVAAGKGEIAGLFERDAMRSPYDAPQRALALAYVTGMAPLPDRPGVSFNVIPGVGEYFTMPSLTTSGPCDIMFFEGIPGGPLDCFDGLAPHQLLAKFQELLRAYVPWEAERCAGVTLTDQNGTLAGRFAPTVRKPVATLPSGAQVLGLADVVVLNDPITGQGSNNASKCAASYLATILDHGARPYDAAFMEQAFGRFWDNAQSATVWTNAMLGAPPQHVLELFGAASANPRVAARFVNGFDDPRDLFHWFMDPVAAKNYLTEVGA, encoded by the coding sequence ATGCGCAAGATCACCATCGTCGGAGCCGGCCAGGCCGGTCTCCAGCTCGGCATCGGCCTGATCGACCACGGATTTGACGTCACCCTGGTGTCCAACCGCACCGGAGACCAGATCCGCGACGGCCGGGTCATGTCCAGCCAGGCCATGTTCGGCACCGCGCTGGCCCACGAGCGCAACCTCGGCCTCGACTTCTGGGGCGACGCCTGCCCGTCGATCGCCGGTCTCGGCGTGAGCATCGCCGACGGCCAGGGCGGCCGGGCGCTCTCCTTCGACGCCCGCCTCGATGCCACCGCCCGCTCCATCGACCAGCGCGTCAAGATGCCGCTCTGGATGGGCGAGTTCGCGCGCCGCGGCGGCCGTCTGGAGCTCTGCGAGGCCGGCATCGAGGACCTGGAGCGCTACGCCGCCGACTCCGACCTGGTGATCGTCGCGGCCGGCAAGGGCGAGATCGCCGGGCTGTTCGAGCGGGACGCCATGCGTTCCCCGTATGACGCTCCGCAGCGCGCGCTGGCCCTGGCGTACGTCACCGGTATGGCACCGCTGCCCGACCGCCCCGGCGTCAGCTTCAATGTCATCCCCGGTGTGGGTGAGTACTTCACCATGCCGAGCCTCACCACCAGCGGCCCCTGCGACATCATGTTCTTCGAAGGCATCCCGGGCGGCCCGCTCGACTGCTTCGACGGGCTCGCCCCGCACCAGCTGCTGGCGAAGTTCCAGGAGCTGCTGCGGGCGTACGTTCCGTGGGAGGCCGAGCGCTGCGCCGGTGTCACGCTCACCGACCAGAACGGCACCCTCGCGGGCCGCTTCGCGCCGACCGTCCGCAAGCCCGTCGCCACGCTGCCCTCCGGCGCCCAGGTGCTCGGCCTCGCCGACGTCGTCGTCCTCAACGACCCGATCACCGGCCAGGGCTCCAACAACGCCTCGAAGTGCGCGGCCTCCTACCTCGCCACCATCCTGGACCACGGCGCGCGCCCGTACGACGCCGCGTTCATGGAGCAGGCCTTCGGCCGCTTCTGGGACAACGCGCAGTCCGCCACGGTATGGACCAACGCGATGCTCGGCGCCCCGCCGCAGCACGTCCTGGAGCTCTTCGGCGCGGCGAGCGCCAACCCCCGTGTCGCCGCCCGCTTCGTCAACGGCTTCGACGACCCGCGCGACCTGTTCCACTGGTTCATGGACCCGGTCGCCGCGAAGAACTACCTGACCGAGGTCGGTGCCTGA